A window of Bacillota bacterium genomic DNA:
GGTCGAGAATGACGAGGTCGGGTGCTTCGCCGCGCGCGCGCCGGAGACCCTCCTCGCCGTCGGATGCAGTAATGACCGTGAAACCCTCCTTTTCGAGGTTAAACCGGACCAACTCAAGGATTGGAGGTTCGTCATCAACCACGAGTATCTTCTTGGCCATGGTCCACCCTCCGTTCCATATACGTTCGCGTGCCGGGCCGCGCTCGCGTCCTCGCAGCGTTTCTCATGCTGATTATAACTTTGGACGGGTTCGGGCGCCAGCGCGATAGCGCGACCGCCGCAGGGAACGAAAGGGAACGTGAGAAGTACTTATGGTATAATGACTGTGGCCACGAATCCTGTCGAGGGGCCTGATGTTCCGGGGCCCCGACATCGTGGCATGGCGAGCGTGCCCCGGCGACGTCGGCCAGGCCTTTAGGAGTAGGAGCCCCAGCTGACGAGCCATGCCTCCGAGCTGTGTCGACAGGCCGCGCTCAGCTCACTAGGGGCGTCGATGGCCTTGTTCGCACGGCCGGGCGCGCAGATGAGCGCAGATGACTATCTGGCCCGACGCCTGACGGCCAAGGGCGCGGGAGGACGCCGTTTGTGAACGTCGTCACAACTATTAAGGGGAAATGCAAGAGCTGTTATGCGTGCGTGAGAAACTGCCCCGTGAAGGCGATCAAGGTTGAGGGCGGCCAGGCGACCGTCATGGAGAACCTCTGCATCGCATGCGGGTACTGCGTGCGCGTGTGCGCCCAACACGCCAAGCATATCAAGGAAGACCTGCCGGCGGCGCGGGAAGCGGCCCGGTCTGGTGAGGCCTACGCTATGCTGGCGCCCTCCTTCGTGGTGGAGTTCGCGGGCGAGTTTCGTCCGGGACAGGTCGTGGAGGCGCTCCGACGAGCGGGGTTTGCCGGGGTCTACGAGGTAGCGTGGGGGGCTGAACGCGTTACGCAGGAGTACATCAGGCTGGTCCAGCAGGAAGGCCGCCGCGGTATCATCTCCACGCCGTGTCCCGCCGTGGTGAACTTGGTCGAGGCGAAATTCCCAGAGCTCTTGCCCAGGCTTGCCCCGGTCGTTTCGCCGATGGTGGCTGCGGGACGGATGATAAAACGAGTGCACCCTGGCGCCCGCACTGTCTTCATTGGCCCTTGTGTTGCGAAGAAGAGCGAGATCGAGGACCCCGAGGTTGCTGACGCCGTTGATGTCGTGCTAACCTTTGCCGAGCTCAGGTCGCTTTTAACCGATCTGCCAGTCGAGGTGGAGTCCCTTCCCGACTCAGATTTTGACCAGCCGGGCGCTTACCTCGGGAGGCTGTATCCTGTGGCCGGCGGCCTTCTCCGAAGCGCTGCGTTCCACGCGGACATTCTTGAGAACGACATCATCACGGTGGAAGGGAAGGACAACTGCATAGAGTTCCTGGAAGCCCTGAAGCGCGGGCGGGAGTGTCCTGAGTTCGTAGACATGCTCTTCTGCGAGGGGTGCATAAACGGGCCCATGATTACGAGCCCGCTGCTCGGGTACGCGAGGAGACGCGTGGTTGTGGATTTCACCAGGCAGGCGGAGCGGGAGCGGGCGGAGCGCGGCCTCGCAGCGCAGGCTGCCGGCTGCGCGGCCATCACCGCGTCCCACCCATCGTTTCCGCCCATCGAAGCCAGGCGCTTTTTCCGGCCGAGGAACATAGTGCTTCCCACGCCCACCGAGGCCGACATCCGCCGCATACTGAAGGAGCTTGACAAGACCCGGCCTGAAGACGAGCTAAACTGCGGAGCGTGCGGGTACAACACGTGCCGCGAGAAAGCCGTCGCCGTCTTCCAAGGGCTCGCCGAGAACAAAATGTGCCTACCGTATCTGATAAAGCAACTCGAGCTCCACAACAGGCTGCTCGCTGACTTGAAGGCGTACCACGAAGACATCGTGCAGAGCATCACCGAGGGCATCGTGGTGGTGGACCGCAACATGGTCGTCACAAGCTTCAACGATGCTGGAGGGCGCGTGAGCCGCCAGGCGGCCGCCGAGGCGATCGGGCGCAGCATATTCGAGGTCTTGCCCGCCTTGAACACCCCGGAGTGCAGACGCGCCTTCGAGGAGGCGGTCGCTCGCGGGGTGCCGACCGAGATCGGGGAAGTTACTTACCTTCTGAGAAAAGCCGGGGATGGGGACACGCGTCGCGCCCACGGCGCGTCCCTCGAGGCCAAGGAGAAGGTCATCGTCAACCTCAAAGTGAGCCCTCTCAAGAACTCCAGCGGCGAGGTGTACGGGGCCGTCCTTTTGAGCGATGACATCACCGAAAGGCGGAGGCTCGAGGGTCAGCTCATCCAATCCGACAGGCTTGCCGCCCTGGGGCAACTCGCCGCCGGGGTGGCCCATGAGATCAACACCCCGCTTACGCTGATATCAGGATACACGGAGCTACTGGTAGGCATGCTCGGCGCGGATGGCCCTGGCGCGTCCTATCTCAAGACCATCGCGGAGGAGGCTGATAGGATCGCCGAGATAGTGCGGAGCCTCCTCAGCTTCGCCAGGCCAGCCGCGACGCCCTCCGGCAAGTGCAAGGTCAATGAGACCGTCGAGAGGACTCTCAAGATATTCGGCGGCCAAATGGCCCACAAGGGCGTTGAGGTTAAGGTCGACCTCGATGCCGCGGACCCTGAGGCCGCGATCGATGTCGGGGAGCTGCAACAGGTGCTGCTCAACATGGTGCTCAACGCCATCCAGGCTATGCCTCACGGGGGGCTCCTCACGATATCCACGAGAGCATGCGCGCGGCCTGGAGCCAGCGACCTTTCCGCAGGCAACGTCCATGAGAGCCCGCAGATGGCCCCTGAGAACGGGCGGTCGGTCGTGGTGGGGGGCGGTCGGCGCGGCGGTGCTGGCGCAGCCAACGTGGTGCCGCTGGCCAATGGCGACACGGTGGAGATCGTCATCGCCGACACGGGTTGCGGTATTCCCGAGGAGAACCTCGGCAGGATATTCGACCCATTCTTTACCACCAAGGAAGTGGGGAAAGGCACCGGCCTGGGGCTCTCCATAAGCTTCGGCATAGTGGAGAAACACGGCGGGTTTATCCGAGTCGAGAGCGAGGTTGGCAAGGGCACGACGTTCACGGTGACCCTGCCGGCCTCCACGAGGGAGGCGTGATGTCCGTTGGCTGGCGGCACGGTGCTGGTGGTTGATGACGAGGAGAAAATGTGCGAATTCTTGCAGCTTGTCCTCGCTCAGGACGGGCATCAAGTGGTGTGCGCCTCAAGCGGCGAGCGGGCCCTCGAGGAGATAAGGTCCGGTGACGAGATCGACGTCATCGTGACCGATCTGATGATGCCGGGGGTCACCGGCATGGAGGTTCTCGAGGAGGCCAGGAGGTCGCTTCCCGATACGCCGGTCGTGGTCATCACCGGCTATTCCACGGTCCAGAACGCGGTGGAGGCCATGAAAGCCGGGGCGTTCGACTATCTGCCCAAGCCCTTCAAGGTGGACGAGGTTAGGCTCGTCGTGAAAAAGGCGCTGGAGCGGCGGGAGATCGCACTCGAGAACCGGAGGCTCCGCCGTGAGCTCCAGTCGATCAGGGAGAGGTCCAGCGACATCATAGGTGCAAGCCGGGAGATGCAGGCCGTCTTCAAGCTCGTGGAGAAGGTAGCGAGGACCGATGCCACCGTGCTCGTCCGGGGCGAAAGTGGAACGGGCAAGGACCTCATCGCACGGGAGATCCACCGTCAGAGCCTCAGAGCCGCGAAACCGTTCGTCAGCATAAACTGCGCAGCGCTTCCCGAGACCCTGCTCGAAAGCGAGCTCTTCGGCCATGCACGGGGGGCGTTCACGGGCGCGGTCTCGACCAAACGCGGGCTCTTCGAGGAAGCCGACGGCGGCACGGTGTTCCTGGATGAGATCGGTGACGTGAGCCTCGCGCTCCAGGCGAAGCTGCTCCGTTTCCTTCAGAGCAAGGAGTTCATCCGGGTGGGAGAGACGTCGGTGAGGCGTGTGGACGTGCGAGTCATCGTTGCGACAAACAGGGACCTCGAGGAGGCCATAGAGCGCGGGGACTTCAGGCGCGATCTTTACTACCGCCTCAACGTGATCACCGTCCATCTGCCGCCTCTCCGTGACCGGCGGGAAGACATACCGCTCCTCGCGAAGCACTTCGCCAGGAAGTACGCGTCGAGCCTCCTCAAGGGGCCAGTGACCTTCTCCAAAGAGGCCATGGCCGCCCTTGTCGCGTACGACTGGCCTGGGAACGTGCGGGAACTCGAGAACGCTGTGGAACGCGCTGTCGTCCTGGCCGAGGGCAGCGAGCTTTCGCTGGAGGACCTCCCGGACGAGATCGTCCGGAGGGTGAGCGGCCGCGCCGGCGCGGTTGGAGCCGGGGATGATGCCGCGGCTGGGAAGGGCACAAGGGGAACGGGGACAGAGACGGCGACGGGGCCAGAGGCGGCGGCTCGCGCTGTGGGCGCCGTCAGATTCGACGAGGCGGTCGACTCCTACAAGCGCGAACTCATAGCAAAGGCACTGGAGCAGGCCGGCGGCGTCCAGGCCAGGGCCGCGGAGATCCTGGGGCTGAAGAGGACCACCCTGAACGAGATGATGAAGAGGCTGGGAATGACGCGTCCGGACACCCGCAGGCGACCTGGCCCGGCAGACGCAGCCAAGATTTTGGACGAATGAGCCAACACTTTGGACATCACGGGGCCTTCATGGGCCTGCGCCGCGCCGGACCACGTCTGTGACAGGCCTGTGAGAGACCTAGAAACCCGCTCGGGACGTTGCTCTGAGGCGATCCCGGCGGGTTTCGCGTTTTCCGCGGAGATGGTTGGCACGCAACTTGCTTCAACCCCCTGGCGAAAAGCGACCGGCGGCGAAACAGGACGGCGCCACGACGGCAGCACGGGTGATGGCAATGGGACCGTGAGTGAATGCCACGGTGTCTTGCCTGGGGATGGCTGCGCGAGAGGGCGCTGAAAGTCGGCGGCCGATTGTGAAGTAAGGCACAAAGGAGGGACCCGGCATGTCGGCGGTGGCTCTCAAAAGGGAGGCAGCGCTCCGTGATTCGGCCCCAGATGTTGACGAAGACCTCCGGGCTGAGTACGAGAAGGCCATGCAAGAATACGGGCTTTCCTATCCGGACGGCACGTGGTTCAAGCGCGCCGCCCGCCTCGAGCGGCAGATCCGCGAAGCCCGCATGGAAGCGAAGTTTGACGAGAACTAAGACGGCCGGCGCGACCCAACATTCGCCCCTGCAGTCGACCGAACGTCACAAGGCTGTGGGTGTCCTGCTCCGGGCGTCTGCGCCCGGCCGGACCCGCTGACGGGGAGAATTCCCAAGCGAGGTTCGATTGGGTGGCGAGTGACCGATGTTTCCGAGCCGACCAACACGGTAAGGAGTGAGAGAATGATGAGCCCGTTCTGCCGTGCTCACATCCTGGTGTGCGCGGGTGCCGGGTGCGTGTCCTCGGGCTGTCAGGCTGTGTACGAAGCCCTCATGAGCAACCTCGAGACCGAAGGGGTCCTCGGCGAGGTAAAGGTCATTCAGACCGGCTGCGTGGGATCGTGCGACCTGGGCCCAGTGGTTGTGGTTTACCCGGAAGGCACGTTCTATCAGCGAGTCCGTCCCGAGGACGTTCCGGAGATCGTGCGTGAGCACATCGTGAAGGGCAGGCCCGTGGAGCGCTTGCTCCATAGGAGCGCCGACGGAACCCTGGCGCCGAACTTGGCCTCGATTGATTTCTTCAAGAAGCAGGTCAAGGTGGTCTTGCGTAACTGCGGGGTCATAGACCCCGAGAACATCAACGAGTACGTAGCGCGCGATGGCTATGAGGCTCTCGCACGGGTCCTCACCGACATGGAGCCCAGGGAGGTCATCGACATCGTCAAGAGATCGGGCCTCAGGGGACGCGGCGGAGCGGGATTCCCGACCGGTTTGAAGTGGGAATTCGCCGCGCGCGTGAGGGCGGACCAGAAATACGTGGTTTGCAACGCAGACGAAGGAGACCCTGGCGCGTTCATGGACAGGAGCGTGCTTGAGGGCGACCCGCACAGCGTGATAGAGGCCATGGCAATAGCGGGCTACGCCATCGGCGCGAACCAGGGCTACGTATACGTGCGGGCAGAGTACCCGCTGGCGGTGGCACGGCTTTCGCACGCCATCCGGCAGGCTCGCGAGTTCGGTGTGCTGGGCGAGAACCTCTTCGGGTCCGGTTTCGACTTCGACGTCGAGATCAGGGTAGGGGCAGGAGCCTTCGTGTGTGGCGAGGAGACGGCCCTCCTCGCGTCCGTGGAAGGCAAGCGCGGCATGCCTAGGCCGAAGCCGCCGTTCCCCGCGAACGAGGGCCTCTGGGCGAAACCGACCGTTATCAACAACGTCGAGACCCTCGCGAACATTCCGCCCATCATCCTGCGGGGCCCCGAGTGGTTCGCGAGCATCGGCACGGAGAAGAGCAAGGGAACGAAAGTCTTCGCGCTCGCTGGCAAGATAAACAACACAGGGCTTGTGGAAGTGCCCATGGGGACCACGCTGCGGGAGATCGTGTACGAGATCGGCGGTGGGATACCCGGTGGGAAGGCCTTCAAAGCCGCACAGACTGGCGGGCCTTCAGGTGGTTGCATTCCCG
This region includes:
- the nuoF gene encoding NADH-quinone oxidoreductase subunit NuoF; translation: MSPFCRAHILVCAGAGCVSSGCQAVYEALMSNLETEGVLGEVKVIQTGCVGSCDLGPVVVVYPEGTFYQRVRPEDVPEIVREHIVKGRPVERLLHRSADGTLAPNLASIDFFKKQVKVVLRNCGVIDPENINEYVARDGYEALARVLTDMEPREVIDIVKRSGLRGRGGAGFPTGLKWEFAARVRADQKYVVCNADEGDPGAFMDRSVLEGDPHSVIEAMAIAGYAIGANQGYVYVRAEYPLAVARLSHAIRQAREFGVLGENLFGSGFDFDVEIRVGAGAFVCGEETALLASVEGKRGMPRPKPPFPANEGLWAKPTVINNVETLANIPPIILRGPEWFASIGTEKSKGTKVFALAGKINNTGLVEVPMGTTLREIVYEIGGGIPGGKAFKAAQTGGPSGGCIPAAFLDTPMEYDTLVKLGAMMGSGGLIIMDEDTCMVDIARFFLQFTQDESCGKCVPCREGTKVMLDILTRITEGKGQPGDIETLEALGNTIKNTALCGLGQTAPNPVLSTIRYFRDEYEAHIYEKRCPAGVCKALTRYRIDADKCRGCGLCAKACPVGAISLAEAEAEETAARAASAGGAAAGHARKRRVYAINTDLCQGCGACASACRFQAVVKR
- a CDS encoding PAS domain-containing protein — protein: MNVVTTIKGKCKSCYACVRNCPVKAIKVEGGQATVMENLCIACGYCVRVCAQHAKHIKEDLPAAREAARSGEAYAMLAPSFVVEFAGEFRPGQVVEALRRAGFAGVYEVAWGAERVTQEYIRLVQQEGRRGIISTPCPAVVNLVEAKFPELLPRLAPVVSPMVAAGRMIKRVHPGARTVFIGPCVAKKSEIEDPEVADAVDVVLTFAELRSLLTDLPVEVESLPDSDFDQPGAYLGRLYPVAGGLLRSAAFHADILENDIITVEGKDNCIEFLEALKRGRECPEFVDMLFCEGCINGPMITSPLLGYARRRVVVDFTRQAERERAERGLAAQAAGCAAITASHPSFPPIEARRFFRPRNIVLPTPTEADIRRILKELDKTRPEDELNCGACGYNTCREKAVAVFQGLAENKMCLPYLIKQLELHNRLLADLKAYHEDIVQSITEGIVVVDRNMVVTSFNDAGGRVSRQAAAEAIGRSIFEVLPALNTPECRRAFEEAVARGVPTEIGEVTYLLRKAGDGDTRRAHGASLEAKEKVIVNLKVSPLKNSSGEVYGAVLLSDDITERRRLEGQLIQSDRLAALGQLAAGVAHEINTPLTLISGYTELLVGMLGADGPGASYLKTIAEEADRIAEIVRSLLSFARPAATPSGKCKVNETVERTLKIFGGQMAHKGVEVKVDLDAADPEAAIDVGELQQVLLNMVLNAIQAMPHGGLLTISTRACARPGASDLSAGNVHESPQMAPENGRSVVVGGGRRGGAGAANVVPLANGDTVEIVIADTGCGIPEENLGRIFDPFFTTKEVGKGTGLGLSISFGIVEKHGGFIRVESEVGKGTTFTVTLPASTREA
- a CDS encoding sigma-54-dependent Fis family transcriptional regulator, with amino-acid sequence MCEFLQLVLAQDGHQVVCASSGERALEEIRSGDEIDVIVTDLMMPGVTGMEVLEEARRSLPDTPVVVITGYSTVQNAVEAMKAGAFDYLPKPFKVDEVRLVVKKALERREIALENRRLRRELQSIRERSSDIIGASREMQAVFKLVEKVARTDATVLVRGESGTGKDLIAREIHRQSLRAAKPFVSINCAALPETLLESELFGHARGAFTGAVSTKRGLFEEADGGTVFLDEIGDVSLALQAKLLRFLQSKEFIRVGETSVRRVDVRVIVATNRDLEEAIERGDFRRDLYYRLNVITVHLPPLRDRREDIPLLAKHFARKYASSLLKGPVTFSKEAMAALVAYDWPGNVRELENAVERAVVLAEGSELSLEDLPDEIVRRVSGRAGAVGAGDDAAAGKGTRGTGTETATGPEAAARAVGAVRFDEAVDSYKRELIAKALEQAGGVQARAAEILGLKRTTLNEMMKRLGMTRPDTRRRPGPADAAKILDE